The genome window GCTTACTTTGCAAATCTAGCAATTGGAATCGATGACATTGCAATGATGTATAACTACAACATTATTATTGCTAACTCGAATGAGGATACAGAAAAGGAGAATCAGATTATTGATAATCTTTTAGCAAAACAAGTTGATGGAATTATTTACATGGGACGTAACCAGACTGAACATTTTCGTTCAGCGACCAGAGACAATGGTACAGCCGTTGTTCTTGCTGGAACGGTTGATGAATGGAATACGCCAAGTGTTAATATTAATTATCGTCAGGCAACTTATGATGCAACGAGTTTCTTTTTGAAACAAGGACAAAAAGTTGCTCTTGTTATTAGTGATAAGAATTATCCGATCAATGCAAAATATCGAATTCCAGGTTACAAAGATGCTCTAAAAGAATACGGAATTGAATTCAACAAAAAATTAATTTTCGAAACGCAAGATAATAATAGTATTTCTAATCCAACTTTCCAAGAAATCTATGAAAGTGAAGCTTCATCAGCTGTTGTTTATAGTGATGACACTGCAATTATCTTATTAAATAAAGGATTTGAAATGGGACGTTCGATTCCTGAAGATTTTCAAATTATTACAAGTAACAATACAGTCGTTACGAAATATGCTCGTCCAACAATTTCTTCGATTACTCAGCCTTTATACGATATTGGTGCTGTGGCAATGCGGATTCTCACAAAAATGATGAATAAAGAAAAAGTACAAGATAGCAACGTTTACCTCGATTATGACATCATTCACCGCGGTACCACCCGAATTTAAAAGCCGCAAAAAGCATCTCCGTTGATTGTTTATTAACAATCGATGAAGATGCTTTTTTATTGATCATTTTCACTATCATCATCAGAATCATTATCAAAAGAACTAGTCTGACTGTTATTTTGCTGGGTCTGATTCAAGCTATTATTATAAGAGCGATTATTAAATTGATTTTGGTTGTTATTCTGATTATAAAGACTATTGTTAGGTGTTTGGTAACTGTTATACCTTTTCTGTGGGTACTTGATCCGCGGCTGCTCGTAGTATGAGAAATAAACTTTCGGATCACTAGTGTCATATGACATATCCTTTGTCGCCCGTGAAATAACCCCGTACCCATTATATTGACCAAGATAATTTGACCAAAACAAGCGATAATCACTGGCATAGCCACCAATCCCAAAATTATCCGTTAATTCTTTTGGACCACCTTGTGCATAAAGGCTGGTCACTGTGCGACCTCTAACTGTAAAGTTAGCCGAATTATTTTTTAAAACACCTGGTAAAGTTCCTGTATTAGCCAGAACAGAATATTCTTTAACGCTATTTGGTTTACTTTTCTGTTCATTTAGTTTTAATAAATCTGGATCATTTTTATAAATATTATTTAAAAAGCGCGCCACCAAACGAAGATTTGCGTTTGAATCACTTTCTTCTAAATTATAAGAATGACGATAGAAATTATCATATCCGATCCAAGATGAAATTGTAATTCCCGGAGTAGAGCCTGTGAACCAGTAATCGCGATTATCATTACTGGTTCCTGTCTTACCATAAAGTTTATCCGAATCAAATTCGACATTTGAACCCAAGAACTCAGCAGTTCCATTTGAAACAACGTCGCTCATCATTTTTTGCATGATGTAAGAGGTCGCCTCAGAAAAAACTTTAACCGGCTCAGACTTATGCTCATAAACAATCCGACCAGTTGGATCAACAATTTTGGAAATCACATAAGGTTTATGATAATTTCCATCATTAGCAAATGTCGCGTATGCCGCAGCTTCTTGAACTGGAGCAAATCCTCGCGCTGTTCCACCTAATGAAATTCCAAGTTCACTATATTCTTTATCAGTAATATTGAAATTCATCTTTTTCATATAACTTTTAGCTAATTTATCATCTTTTTGCCGCAAAGCCTGATAAAGATTTACTGTAGCAACATTATATGACTGGGAAAGGGCTTCGGTGGCAGAGACAAAGCGATTTTGGAAAGTTTGATCATAATCACTTGGTTCGTAATCATCAAATTTAGCTGGAAAATCTGCCAAAGTTGAACGAGAGCCAATTAAACCTGTATCAAGTGCTGGACCATAAACTAGTAAAGGCTTAATCGAAGAACCTGGCGAACGACGATTATTAAAGGCATGATTAAACTCGTTAAGTTTAAAATCAACGCCTCCAATAAATCCCAAAACACCACCTGTCTTATTATCTAAGACTACTGTTCCATTTTGGACTGGCTCAGAGAAATCAATAAAATCATTTGTCTTCTCATCATAAACACTGTCTGTATAGGTCTTGCTAAAATACGAGCGAGTATTTTGCAAAACTTCCTGCATATTATCGCTAACTTTTCGATTAATCGTAGAATAAACTTTATAACCATTTTGAGAAAGCTTTTGCTTAGCGGTCGCATAATATCGTCCATAGGTGCTATCTTTAACTTTTTCGGGATCCATTCCATCATCACGCAGTAAAACTTCAGCAAGAGTATTTTCCGCCTCTTCTCTAACTGCACTATAAGTATAACCATAGTTGTTCGTATGACGGGATGAAGGCTCAGCCTTTAAAAACTGTGCCCGGAGATCTTCTTTTTTTGCAGCAGTGTACTGCTTCTTAGTGATTGCTCCATCTCGATACATTCGAAATAAAACGATCTGCGCGCGTTTTAAGCCATACTGAGCACTTCGATTATCAATTTCTCCAGTAAGATCAAAAGGAGTGTAGGCATAAGGACTTTGAACTAAACCTACAACAAAAGCAGACTGTGCGATAGAAAGATCCTTCGGATTTTTCCCGAAAATCCCAACAGACGCAGCTCCGATGCCTGTAATATTTTCGCCTTTGTTGTTTCGACCAAAAGAAGCTGCATTCAAATAAGAAGTTAAGACATCATCTTTAGTGAAAAACTTGTTAAGACGCATTGCCAAAAAAATTTCAGTAGCTTTACGCTTAAAAGTAGTTTCCGAGGAAAGGATCTGCATTTTAACCAATTGCTGAGTTAAAGTTGAGCCACCGCTTTTAATCCCAACTCCTGTTACATCAGAAAGAGCAGCCCTAATTACTGCTCTGGGCATCACACCTTGATGCAAATAAAAATCTTCATCTTCAGAAGCAACAATCCCCTTCTTAATCCACGGAGAAATTTCTGCTGATTTAGTTTTATAACTAACGATATCAGACTGAATTTCACCCAAAGATGAATTATCTGCAAAATATAAAGTCGAAGTTTGATCAATATCGTGGATTAGCTTATCCATTTCAGCTACAGTCGGAATCGACTCTTCTTTTAAGATTGACGCCACATATCCTAACCCAATCCCTAAAACAAGCCCAAACACTAAAATTCCTAAAGCTAAAAAGTTAAGAACTACTCTTCTAATTACTTGAAGTGCCAGATCAACACAATGTAAGATCTCAGTTCGATCTAATTTTATAAACCAATCCCGAATTTTTTCGAGAAATTCTCTTAATTTATCCATTTAAAATGTAAGCTTAATTTCAATTTTTGTTTAATGCCTTTTCGTTGCTGCCATCAGTAATAATGAACCACCTGCGACCGAAGCGTTCAAACTGTCAACGTGGCCAAACATGGGAATTTTAATAAACTCATCAATCTTATCACGAACTCCCGGTGAAATTCCGCTCCCTTCATTGCCAATGATTAAGCAAATTTTACCATTTACTTGCCAATCTAACCAATTAGTACCTTGCATATCTGCCCCAAAAAACCAAAATCCCTCTTCTTTTAAGCTTTTAATCGTTGCGCTTAAATTTACCACCCGCACAATCGGGACAAAAGATGCTGCACCAGTTGAAGACTTCCATACCGTGTCTGTTACCTGAACATTTCGTCTTTCAGGAATAATAATTGCATCAACCCCAGCCGCATCAGCTGAACGAATTAAAGAGCCAAAATTATGCGGATCCATGATATTGTCTAACATCAGCAAAAATTTACTGTCTTTTAAGACTGAAAGATCTGAGTAAACAAAAGGCGCTCCTTCTAAAACAACTCCTTGATGGACTCCTCCATTTGCTAATTTATCCAATTTATCTTTAGGAACAATCTTCACAATAATCTTTTTAGCTTTAGCCAACTTCGTTAAATCACTTAAATAACTATTCTTTAAAGATTTTTGAATCAATAACTGATTAATTTGATTAGCGGGCAACTGTTTTAAAGCATTTAAAACCGCATGACGACCATAAATTTGGTTTGGATGCTCTTCGCTATTTTGCAATTATCTATCCTCTCATTTAATGAATTCTACATTATCTTGGTTTTGGAAGCAAAAATCAATCAGCTGATTAATTCGATCATTCTGATCTGTAAATTTTAAGTAGCCAAACATCGCCTCAAAACCCGTTGAAATTCGGTAAATAACGATATTGGTATTCTTCGCATGAGTATGGCTTTTGGCATTACGCCCTAAACGAAAAGCATCTTGTTCCTCAGTTGTTAAAATATTTTTCTCATTCATTAGCTTGAAAAACGCCGCCTGCGCTTTAGCAGAAACAAAAGATTTTGAGCGCAAGTACTGCTCATTAACGGCTCGTTGATCATTTTTCACCAAATAAAAACGGACTCGCTCTTCGATAACGGCATCCCCCAAATAAGCAAGGGTCAAACCATTTAATTGGTTAACATTTGTCATTTTTTGTATACTTCGTTCCCTCTGGAGTGTCTTTTATTTCTATTCCCAAAGCCAACAGCTCATCTCGTAGATCATCACTTAATTTGAAATCTCGTGCTTTTCTAGCTGCATCTCTTTTTTCAATTAAGTTTAAAACATGCGGGTCGTCAATTTCTAAGCGTTCAGGCACTTCCAATCCTAATACCCAAAGCCAATCAACCAACAACTGCTGGATTTCTTTAAGATTATCAGTACTAATGTCTTTGGTCAAAACATCTTTATTGATCCATTTCAAATATTCATAAATTACTGCTAGCGCATTTTGGACATTAAAATCATCATCCATCGCAGCCATAAAGCGATCGCGGAATTTGGCAATTAAATCAGAAATTCTAGGATTGAAACCGACATCAGCACTTGGCTTATTTCTAAGTTGATTGATAGTCTCAATGATTCGATCATAGCTGCGTTTAGCTTGAGTCATTGAGGTTAAATCGTACTGCAAGGGTTTACGGTAATTAGTTTGAACCAAGAAAAATCTTAGGAAATTAGGATCATTTTCCTTTAATGCATCCCGTAAAGTCACAAAATTCCCTAAGGACTTGCTCATTTTTTCATCATTAGCAGTTGTTACAAAGGCATTATGCATCCAATAACGAACAAACTGCTTACCTGTTAATGACTCGCTTTGGGCTCGTTCATTTTCGTGGTGAGGAAACATCAAATCTTCACCACCACCATGAATATCAATGGTATCTCCTAGCTCAGCAATCGACATCACCGAACATTCAATGTGCCATCCAGGCCGCCCTTTACCAAACGGCGCATCCCAAGCAATTTCATTTTGTTTTTGCCCTTTCCAAAGTGCAAAATCCAAAGAATCCTCTTTGCGAGCTTGCTCAACTGAATTAACGTGTTCACTGGCACCAACTAAAAGATCAGCAACGCTTTGATCAGACAACTCGCCATAGGTGGGGTATTTTCGGGTTCGAAAATAAACGTCCCCTTCACTTTCATAGGCGTAACCTTTCTGGATTAATTTTGCAATAAAATCGACGATTTGCGGAATAAATTCCGTTGCTCGAGTTCGAACAGTTGGCTCAATTACATTCAATTGCTCAATATCTTCTTCATAAGCAGCAATAAATTGGGCGGCAAGATCTGACACAGTGACTTTTTCAGCTGATGATCGCTCAATCATTCGATCGTCAACGTCAGTAAAATTGGATACAAAACGCACTTCATATCCGCGATACATCAAATAACGACGAATGGTATCAAAAGCCACCACCGAACGAGCATTACCAATATGAATATAATTATAAACTGTTGGACCACACACATACATCGTAACAACTTTGGAGGATTGTGGGATAAATTCTTCCTTGGTCCGACTCAGCGTATTATAAATTTTTAGCAAGAAGTTTCCTCTACGAAATTTGTTGTAAGGTTAATTCAAGGTTTGTAACTACCTTTTCTTTACCAATTACTTCTAATTCATCGGTTAAAAATGGACCATGCATCAAACGAGTCGCGCCAATTCTAATTGGCATATAGAGTTGGCGGCCCTTAGTTCCAGTATCGTCTCTAACTGTTTGAATTACATCAGCAATTGCTACTGAAGTAAATGGACTAAGATCTTTAATTTTACTATAAAAATCTTTTAAAACCAAAGAAGCTGAAGGGTCTTGTAACTCTTCTTTCTCTCCTTCACCCAATTCTGGAATTTCACGGAAAAACTGTTCTGACAATTCTAAGATTTGATTTGTATAGCTCATTTGATCTTTAAAGAGCGCAACTAATGAACGAATCCAAGCAATTTTCTTTTCATCCGGGTCTTCTTCAACTTTACCATTGGCGATTAAATTCAAAAGGCACATATGTGAAATGCGACTTAATGGCGCAGCCTTCACATATTTATTATTAATCCATTCCAATTTTTTCTGATCAAACTTAGCTGGTGAGCGGCTCAGTCTGCTAGGATCAAACTGTTTAATAAACTGCTTCTTCGTAAAAATTTCTTCTTCACCAACTGGTGACCAACCTAAAAGCGTAATGAAATTGAACATTGCTTCTGGTAGATAACCAAAGCTACGATATTGTTCGATAAACTGCAAAATAGTTTCATCACGTTTACTGAGTTTTTTACCTGTTGCCTGATTGATAATCAATGACATGTGGCCAAATAATGGAGCTTGCCAATCTAGTGCTTCATAAATTGCAAGCTGTTTAGGAGTATTAGCGATATGATCGTCACCTCTTAGAACATGCGTGATCTCCATTAAATGATCATCAACAACAACTGCAAAATTGTAGGTTGGTTGTCCGTCTTCTTTCATAATGATGAAGTCTCCACCAAGGCTATCACTATTAAACTCGATCTCGCCTTTAACGATATCATCAAATTTGAAAACGTGGTCTTTTGGCAGACGAATTCTTATTACTGGCTTTAATCCTCTAGCCTTCTTTTCGGCAATGACTTCCTCAATTTGAGCATCGGTCATTCCTTCAAACTCATATTCATAGTGCGGCATAATCCCAGCTTCTTGCTGGCGATCACGCATCGCAGTCAACTCTTCTTCTGTTAAGTAAGATTCATAAGCTAAACCTTTATCTAAAAGCTCTTTTACGTACTTGTGATATAGATCATTACGCTCAGATTGACGATAAGGTCCGTAATCTCCCCCGACATCTGGACCTTCATCCCAGTCGATACCAAGCCATTTTAAGTTGTCAAGCTGCGACATCTCTCCATCAGCAACGTTTCTTTTAAGATCAGTATCTTCAATTCTAATAACAAAAGCTCCCCCCATGTTACGGGCGAATAAATAGTTAAATAAAGCTGTCCTAGCATTTCCAATGTGTAAATGCCCAGTTGGACTAGGTGCATAACGTACTCTAACTTTTTCTGGTTTCAAAATTAATCCCATCCTCCGAAAATTTATAGAAATCTCTTATAATAATAGCACTTATCTGATTTTATGGCTTACCCAAGGACTTTTTTTATTGTTTCGGCCAAGGTTTTTACGCCGACAACCTTGATTGAAGGTTTCTCATGATAGTTCTTTAAATTGTTAGCTGGAACAAAGATCTTCTTAAATCCTAATTTCTCAGCCTCGGCAATCCTCAGTTCAATTCGATTAACACTTCTTGCTTCGCCAGCTAACCCTAGCTCGCCAATAAAACAATCAGTTGCTGGAATTTCTTTATTTTTAAAACTTGAGGCAATTGCCATTGCACAAGCAAAATCGATTGCTGGTTCATCCAGACGAACTCCACCAGTGACCTTAATATACGCATCTTGATTTTGAAGCAGAATGTTGGCTCGTTTTTCTAAAACTGCCATTATTAAAGATACGCGGTTAAAATCAATCCCTGTTGCGGTTCGACGGGCGTTCCCAAAAAGAGTTGGCGTTAATAATGCCTGGATTTCGACTAAAATCGGTCTAGTACCCTCCATTGAAACAACTACCGCCGAACCATTTGCCCCTTTAAGGCGTTCTTGCAGAAATAATTCAGAAGGATTCAAAACTTCTTTTAAGCCATTCTCGTGCATTTCAAAAAGACCAATTTCATCAGTCGAACCGAAACGATTTTTAACTGTATGCATAATGCGGTACAAATGAAATTTGTCGCCTTCGATATAAATCACCGTATCGACCATGTGTTCCAAAATTTTAGGCCCCGCAATGGTCCCATCTTTAGTAATATGACCAACAATGAAAGTTGTAATATTTTGAGTTTTAGCTATTTTCATCAAATGGCTCGTTAATTCTTTGACTAGTGATACACTGCCGACCGGACTATCGATCTCATTTAATTCCATCGTTTGAATCGAATCTACAACTAAAATATCTGGTTTAACCGACTCAATCAAACTTTCAACTTGATCGAAATCACTGGTTGAAAGAATGATTAAATCTTTGCCGCTGACTGCCAACCTTTCCGCCCGCCGTTTAATCTGAGTTGCACTTTCTTCACCCGAAACATAGAGAACTTTCTTCCCTTGCTGAACTATTCTACTAGCAATTTGTAAAAGGATCGTGGATTTACCAATTCCTGGATCTCCCGAGATGAGCACCAATGAGCCAGGAACGACACCTCCACCAAGAACTCGATCAAACTCTCCCACACCCGTTTCAATCCGGGCCAAATCATCAATTGAGATTTCGTCAATTGAACGCGCAACCGCTTCTTCACCGATTAGAGACTTTTGCTTAAGTGGAGCAGTTGCTTTTTTTTGAGCTGGCTTCATCGTATCAAATTCGTGGCAATTGGGGCAAACCCCATATTGAACCGCTGATTCATAGCCACAATTGCTACAAACATAAATCGTTTTACTTTTTGCCATTTTAATCTCCTGAAGAACCGAATCCACCAATTCTTTGGCCGATCGCTTCATCACCTTCAGCCATAAGAAAAGGCATAAAAATTCCTTGTCCTATTCTTTCGCCTTTTTTGACTAGAATATCATCATCCCTAATGTTTATCACTTGGAAAAATATTTCGCCTTCATTTCCAGGATTATCAAAATAATCTGAATCAACAATTCCAACCCCATTTGGCATCACTAATCCTTTTTTCTTAGGATTGCCTGACCGATTAACCAACATCAAGAATTCATTGTCGGGCATATACGCCTTGATTCCCGTCGGAATCAATTCTGGCCTAGCTTGATGGGCCTTAATAATCAAATCTTCTGCTGCCTCAAAATCATATCCTGCTGAGCCACTGCTTTGCCGCTCAGGCAAATTAATTTCTTGACCTTGATATTTACTTACAATTTTAAATCCACGCATTAATTCTAGCTCCTTAAATTTTATCTCCAAAAGATTCCACATTATTTTAAATTTTATATCAATCTTTCTTCATACTTGTTCTCTATTATAATGAGTGTAGAAATTATTTAGCAACTCCTCCCAAGAGTTATTTAAATCTCTACAAACATTTCACAACACTTTTAAAATTAAACCCGGTGACCCTCCCTCATCGAGTTTTTATTTTGCTTTTAAGCTTATTTACAAATTGTTGCTAATTAGATCAAACTTTCTTCACACTTAGACCGTATCATAATAAGTGTAGAAATTAATCATTAACTCCTCCCAAAGAGTTCTCCTAATTCTCTACAACAACTTACATATTCCCAAATATTTAAACCCGGTGACCTCCCTCATCGAGTTTTTATTTTGCTTTAAGCTTATTTACAAATTGTTGCTAATTAGATCAAACTTTCTTCACACTTAGACCGTATCATAATAAGTGTAGAAATTAATCATTAACTCCTCCCAAAGAGTTCTCCTAATTCTCTACAACAACTTACATATTCCCAAATATTTAAACCCGGTGACCTCCCTCATCGAGTTTTTATTTTGCTTTAAGCTTATTTACAAATTGTTGCTAATTAGATCAAACTTTCTTCACACTTAGACCGTATCATAATAAGTGTAGAAATTAATCATTAACTCCTCCCAAAGAGTTCTCCTAATTCTCTACAATAACTTACATATTCCCAAATATTTAAACTCGGTGACCTCCCTCATCGAGTTTTTATTTTGCTTTAAGCTTATTTACAAATTGTTGCCAATTAGATCAAACTTTCTTCACACTTGGGCCGTATCATAATAAGTGTAGAAATTAATCATTAACTCCTCCCAAAGAGTTCTCCTAATTCTCTACAACAACTTACATATTCCCAAATATTTAAACCCGGTGACCCTCCCTCATCGAGTTTTTATTTTGCTTTAAATTCTGTTATATTAACCGTATCGGGGGAAAATAATGATCAAATTAATTTGCATTGATTTAGACGGAACACTTTTTAATGATTCAACCAAAATCACAAACTACACTAAAGAGGTGATCGCTAGGGCACGAAAGCTGGGAATTAAAATTATTATCACTAGCGGTCGACCTTTAACTGGCGTGGATTCAGTAATCGATTATTTAGAACTAGATGACTCAGATTACGTGATTACTTATAACGGTGGATTAATTCAAACAGTTGGTGGTGAGCCGATCCAACAATTTGCTCTAACTTACCAGGACGTTTTAGAAATAGATCTTTTTAACCGAATCCATGGAACGAATGTTGAATTTCAAACTCCAATCGACGCCTATACCACATGGCACCACGTCAACTGGCATGTAAGTTTTGAGAATTTCATGACGCATTTACCGCTAAATATCGTTGAGGAGGGGGATTTGCCCCCAAATCTTACTTACATTAAAGCGATGGCTAACGATGGCCCGAATGTTTTAGATCAGATTGAACTAAAAATTCCTGAAACTTTCTATAAAAAGCTCAATGTCATTCGCTCATCTCCAAATAATATTGAATTTTTGAACAAAAACGCAACTAAAGGCAACGGAATGCGAGCTCTCAGCAAAAAATTAGGGATTGATCTAAGAGAAACGATGGCAATAGGTGACGAAACAAATGACCTCTCAATGATTGAAACGGCCGGTTTAGGTGTTGCAATGGGCAATGCTATTCCTGCAATCAAAAAAATAGCACAGGTCGAAACGGATGACAATAATCACGATGGCGTTGCTAAAGCAATTGAAAAATTTGCCTTGAATACATTCTAAAGCGGCTTGACCCAACCCAAAGCACCAAGTAATAGTGCACAAACCATTGTCACGATTACTCCGTAGAAGAATATCCTAGTCCATAAGCGATTACGTAGATAGAAAAAAGTGCTGAAATCCTTGACCAAGATTATTTTTCCGTCGGAGTCCTTCACTTCCCGAACCTCTTTATCATCAACAAAAAACTTAGTAAACAAATGATTAAGTAAGGCAGGCAAAAACAAAGAAGCTACGCTCATAATTTCAAAGATTTTTCGAACTATATCAACTTTAACAAAAGCATAACTTACCCCAAACAATAAAAGTTCCACTAGGACTCCGATTAAAAGCGCCAATGGAACAAGATAACCTTTTCGGTGCCAAATAAACGACATTTCTCTTCCTTTCTTTTAACTGATTTTATTGTAGCGGATTCTGTGGCAACTAAAAAGGCTCTTTTTAATGATAGTGATTAACTTAATTATCAAAATGACGTCTCAACTCCGAGTCGCCATTTTTTATTTCCAATAATCCCTTGGAACTATTCAAAAAAATTATGTGAATCCCCGAGACCGTTCGGCCATTGATTGTGAATTCCTGTTCGAACTTAAATAAAATGCTCATATTTGACAATAACTGATTAGTAAATACATTTAAGTACTTTAACGTCCCCGCAGAATTATCAATTGCATTATAAATAAGAACCTCCATCATCCTTTTAAACTTTTTAAAGTTCATTTTTCTTGAATAATTTGTTTGATGATAAACGTATTCATAAATTTGTTCTAAGGATTCTGTTTCTCCACCATTTAAATTTACAATCAAAGTATTCGTCAGGTAATTACTGACTGCACCGATTTTGCGTTTAGCAGCAAAGATATTTTCCCACAGATTAATTGTAAAATCATTTGACAAGAAAAAATTAAATGGAATTAGCGGAATAGATACATTTCTCAAATCAAGATCAATTCCTTCAGAAATCAGCATATAATCATATTTATCAAAATCAACTTCCGATAATTCGTATAAATAACGTTGATCCAAAGCTATCTGGTAATGATTAATATTCAATTTTTTAATTAAACTATCGTTGGCTGGCTTACCGTTTTCGTTAACCAAAAGAATATTTGTGGGATAGTATTCATTTTCAAGATGACAGGTAAAAATGTAGACACTGATGACAAAATCAAAATAAATTTGATCAAAAAAATCGCTCTCACGCCATTCAAAAAGATAAAAAATGATATAAGAAGCTAATGCGGAGGACGACGGTAATTTTCTAACTATCTGCTTGTGGTTATAAAGTTTTTCAATTGCATATAATCCGTATTTTCTTTTTAATCCATATTTAATCGAAAAATTGTAAATTAGTTCTTTGAAATGATCATTTTGAGACAAATCTAAATCATAGGCCTGATACATTTTAACTATCAATTGATGAATTTGTTTATCAACCTCTGGTACTAACTGTTGCCAAACACTTCGATCCTTAGAAAACCGCTGCGTCTCGCTATTGCTTAAAATAAACAAAGTCAGAGCGACTATTTCTTGATCACTCTGGTGCGAGTCGATTAGCTTTAATAAAGATTCAGATGCCTTATATTCTTGCAAGTTACACAAGTCTTTAGTCAGAAAATTTGACAGCTCAGGGGTGTATGAAATAATTAGAAGGTATTTAACTAAACGAATAAAACCATCATCGGATATCAAAAGATGATGTTTTAAGACAACTTTCTTCGCTCGGTTATATATTTCTTCAATCTTAGTATTAGAAAAACGGTACTGCTGAAGATTCTCGTTTTCAACTAATGGCACGATTGACGATCTGTAAACCGTAAATAGATCTACCATGCAACTTCTTTGTGCTATGATTGTCCCAACAATTCGCATTCCATTGTAAGGAGTGGATTGAATTTTCAATTCATACATTGCTAAAAATTTTCGTACATACGGCATATCCTTAGCAATTGTTGATTCACTAACGTGAAGAAGTTGGGCAAGACTTTCAATTTTTAGGTAAATGTTATTATTTAAAAATAAATTGCGGCAAATTGCTGGTACTCGACTATGATATTGGAAAAT of Xylocopilactobacillus apicola contains these proteins:
- a CDS encoding dUTP diphosphatase; this encodes MRGFKIVSKYQGQEINLPERQSSGSAGYDFEAAEDLIIKAHQARPELIPTGIKAYMPDNEFLMLVNRSGNPKKKGLVMPNGVGIVDSDYFDNPGNEGEIFFQVINIRDDDILVKKGERIGQGIFMPFLMAEGDEAIGQRIGGFGSSGD
- the gltX gene encoding glutamate--tRNA ligase; translated protein: MKPEKVRVRYAPSPTGHLHIGNARTALFNYLFARNMGGAFVIRIEDTDLKRNVADGEMSQLDNLKWLGIDWDEGPDVGGDYGPYRQSERNDLYHKYVKELLDKGLAYESYLTEEELTAMRDRQQEAGIMPHYEYEFEGMTDAQIEEVIAEKKARGLKPVIRIRLPKDHVFKFDDIVKGEIEFNSDSLGGDFIIMKEDGQPTYNFAVVVDDHLMEITHVLRGDDHIANTPKQLAIYEALDWQAPLFGHMSLIINQATGKKLSKRDETILQFIEQYRSFGYLPEAMFNFITLLGWSPVGEEEIFTKKQFIKQFDPSRLSRSPAKFDQKKLEWINNKYVKAAPLSRISHMCLLNLIANGKVEEDPDEKKIAWIRSLVALFKDQMSYTNQILELSEQFFREIPELGEGEKEELQDPSASLVLKDFYSKIKDLSPFTSVAIADVIQTVRDDTGTKGRQLYMPIRIGATRLMHGPFLTDELEVIGKEKVVTNLELTLQQIS
- the radA gene encoding DNA repair protein RadA, which codes for MAKSKTIYVCSNCGYESAVQYGVCPNCHEFDTMKPAQKKATAPLKQKSLIGEEAVARSIDEISIDDLARIETGVGEFDRVLGGGVVPGSLVLISGDPGIGKSTILLQIASRIVQQGKKVLYVSGEESATQIKRRAERLAVSGKDLIILSTSDFDQVESLIESVKPDILVVDSIQTMELNEIDSPVGSVSLVKELTSHLMKIAKTQNITTFIVGHITKDGTIAGPKILEHMVDTVIYIEGDKFHLYRIMHTVKNRFGSTDEIGLFEMHENGLKEVLNPSELFLQERLKGANGSAVVVSMEGTRPILVEIQALLTPTLFGNARRTATGIDFNRVSLIMAVLEKRANILLQNQDAYIKVTGGVRLDEPAIDFACAMAIASSFKNKEIPATDCFIGELGLAGEARSVNRIELRIAEAEKLGFKKIFVPANNLKNYHEKPSIKVVGVKTLAETIKKVLG
- a CDS encoding helix-turn-helix domain-containing protein, whose amino-acid sequence is MFLTFREIKILKSLLTSEFVEIEDIMRYCKISLRTAQDELKILKSAIVDWKLPIKIVNQRGKGYTIDYNSQDIPKIKEIKRYCQEYLNQNINHIFQYHSRVPAICRNLFLNNNIYLKIESLAQLLHVSESTIAKDMPYVRKFLAMYELKIQSTPYNGMRIVGTIIAQRSCMVDLFTVYRSSIVPLVENENLQQYRFSNTKIEEIYNRAKKVVLKHHLLISDDGFIRLVKYLLIISYTPELSNFLTKDLCNLQEYKASESLLKLIDSHQSDQEIVALTLFILSNSETQRFSKDRSVWQQLVPEVDKQIHQLIVKMYQAYDLDLSQNDHFKELIYNFSIKYGLKRKYGLYAIEKLYNHKQIVRKLPSSSALASYIIFYLFEWRESDFFDQIYFDFVISVYIFTCHLENEYYPTNILLVNENGKPANDSLIKKLNINHYQIALDQRYLYELSEVDFDKYDYMLISEGIDLDLRNVSIPLIPFNFFLSNDFTINLWENIFAAKRKIGAVSNYLTNTLIVNLNGGETESLEQIYEYVYHQTNYSRKMNFKKFKRMMEVLIYNAIDNSAGTLKYLNVFTNQLLSNMSILFKFEQEFTINGRTVSGIHIIFLNSSKGLLEIKNGDSELRRHFDN
- a CDS encoding Cof-type HAD-IIB family hydrolase; the encoded protein is MIKLICIDLDGTLFNDSTKITNYTKEVIARARKLGIKIIITSGRPLTGVDSVIDYLELDDSDYVITYNGGLIQTVGGEPIQQFALTYQDVLEIDLFNRIHGTNVEFQTPIDAYTTWHHVNWHVSFENFMTHLPLNIVEEGDLPPNLTYIKAMANDGPNVLDQIELKIPETFYKKLNVIRSSPNNIEFLNKNATKGNGMRALSKKLGIDLRETMAIGDETNDLSMIETAGLGVAMGNAIPAIKKIAQVETDDNNHDGVAKAIEKFALNTF